The Asterias amurensis chromosome 19, ASM3211899v1 genomic interval gtgctaacacgcaTCGGTGTATTAGCACTGGATAAAACCCCCAAacgaatattctttattccatACAAAATTCCCATCTATTTATGATGaattttgttgtgattattattattattattattttaattttttttcagacaATGAGGATACATCAAGGAAGAAGAAATCCTCCAAGCCCTTTGAGAGGTTAATGGAGGGGGTGACGTTCGTCTTAAGTGGTTTCCAGAATCCCCTGCGAGGTGATCTTAGAGACAAGGCAATGGAGATGGGAGCTAAATACCAACCGGACTGGGGGAAGGGATGTACACATCTTGTGTAAGTTAACTTTTGTCAAGCAGGGTTCGAAATCAATGATCGCCAAATATGAGTGAAGCGTGTGAGAGTCAAATCCCTTCTTCATTAGGCCACCGGAAGATTACAAAATTGTTCCTTTCTCAATAAATGAGAGGTGTACATTGGTAAAACCCCCAAAAAGGGATTGCTTTTaagttcattaaaggcagtggacataattggtaattgtcaaagactagccttcacagttggtatatctcaacgtacagtatgcataaaataacaaacctgtgaaaatttgagctgaatcggtcatcgaacttgcgagataataatgaaagaaaaaatacccttgtcacatgaagttgtgtgcgtttagatggttgatttcaatacctcaagttctaaatcttaggtctcgaaatcgaatttgtggaaagattacttctttcttgaaaactatggcatttcagagggagccgtttctcacaatgttttataccatcaacctctccccattactcgtcacaaagaaaggttttactcaaataattaatttgagtatttaccaatagtgtccactgtctttaaatagttTGAAAAGTCTTGATATTTGCTAGATTAAATGTGTTGGTGATGTAAGTATTAGTCTTGCTCTCTCCTCTAAGTTTCAAACACCAAAATGTATCGGAAATACACATTTAATTTCCAGGGGTGGAAGACGCGCGATGGAGTCTTATCTAAACCTCATTCTGGTTGTATTTCATGCACAAACTCATAAACACACcactttgaaaattttgtgtcataaaaatGTATAGCTCTTCCATATTTTCTATCCAGTTTCAACAAGACTAACTGGAttctttgttttccttttatttcagTTGTGCCTTTGCCAACACACCTAAGTTTAACCAAGTACAAGGCAAGGGTAAAATAGTCACCAAGGGTTGGATACTAGACTCCTACAAGAAGAAGTCTTTACATCCGTGGAGGAGGTGAGTTGAAAATGTAGATGTTATCTTCAAGCCATTGGACGCTttgggtaaacagtattgtccaaaggcccttacttcgtgtatcacaacttatatataaattaacgaacctgtgaaaattaaggctcaatcggtcatcggagtcgggagaaaataacgggaaaacccaaccttgtttccgcacgtttcgccgtgtcatgacatgtgtttactatgaATCCAAAATTCTcgctgtcgagaattgataaatgttttaatgttttctgaaaaagtaaagcatttcatggaataatatttcaagggaagtcttttattttgttttctgttccgaaagtgtataatggctttaggCAGGCTCCAGTTAttgattctgattggttgattcATAGCAATAAGGAGTGTAAACTTTCGCACAGCCCATATCACACCCAGCTTATTGTGCTTCATAAGCTTTGCGCAAAATGTACAGCTTTTATAAGAAGTTAATGGGGCATTTGCGTCAAATACTGATCGTCACATGTGTTGCTTGAAATTCGCTTGAAGATAAATTGTTTATCACACACGCACTGgtggaaatacagaaaaataaagcATGTCATGTCAAAACTGTCTCTTCCTAATCATTAAGACAATCTGATGCCTGTTGTTGGTTCTAAGTCAACGTAAAATAGTAGAATGAAATGGATCACAAACAATCAATTGCAGTAGTTGTTATAAAACGCTTGAAGGTGGTTCAGAATTTTTGAACAACTTCTGTCAAACTCACAATATGCAGGTATAACATGGTGTCCACTAGTGATGACAGCTCAAGCTATGAGGAAGAGAGTGAAACTGAGGATGAAGAAGACAGGGAACCAAACAAGAGGAGAAGAGCACCACCCAAGAAAGCCACACCTAATAAAGCAATGCCTAAAGCTGCCACGCCTAAAAGAGACACGCCCAAAGATGCCCGACCTGTTGATGAGGATACAAAGGAAGACGTTGCTGCCTCATCAATGGCTGATCAGGTGAGACTTCTTTCAAACTCTCTTGGCCCTTGTAATTTAAAtctatttgttgttgtttttgtttatgttttgtgtggCAAAGTCATGACCAGTGACGCTGTCGAGACCCaattgtccaagaccaagaCTAAGATCTGAAGGTCTTGCGACCTACAATAGTGGTCATGACATCACTCACTTACAAATCAGCAACAGAGTTTGAACAGTTCCTGCAAGTTCAATTGAAAGTGTACACttcctacagcagctttcgatagtaaaagcattttgagaaacatttcactttgaagtaatgtggtcatgttaaaagatatcagtttgtatgctccaaaatttgaatcttaaAAATGTTACTGTTAGTACTACTTCCAAAATTGTGCATTCTTATAAGggaatattcttcctgcgtggacttTATTTGGGAAATAcatattttagttttattgtttacatcTACATTATGAaggaaaaacaatcaaatggttcaacaaacaaaaaagtaaatttttgcCTTTAACTTGAAAGTCTTCACGAAgctatttttatgaaataaaataaagttaatATAATTGGTTTGCGTTAacaacatgtgtgtatctacttgcagtTAGATTATGTTGTTTTGAGACCTTGTCTTGCTTAATATTATGAtattgttctgaaaagaactgtcctgctttaagcaggacagttctttaacttctacctgggcagaaggtagaaacTCGGCCTACTGCTTTAGCTTTAACTTATTGAGGGGACTTCTCATTATAAACTTCACTACTACTGTGGTCTCAATAATTTGACTAGCTTggtctagtcatcgtcaggagtctggtaaataaataaagtttgttAAACGCTGTTTTATGACAGAGGACTGACCCTCCCACAGCTGCTACGGGGTCTGCTGATTCTGTACCCACTGAAGTAGCTGCTGCTGGTGATAATGATGACTGTAGTACAACAGACATTGAGAGTGAGGATGGAGGGAACAACCTGAACCCCAAAGCATCTTATCAAGATGATATATCATCAGGAGGTGATACTGAGGATGAAGTCAGAAGGTGCGGTACTCATCattgttgtagccacggtgggcggtgctaGGCAAACCCGCCCAGGAATCGCAATTTCTGCCCGGCACTCTGAGCAAGACACACTGTGCCTCCCATCCACCACAGATTTCCCtaagaataaatcaaaatattgtccattaCCATTGATccgagacacagctaatgataacGAAATATTAAATGTCACAGAGAATGAAGGCagtcaaaaggccattcaagttattgcatggccccacaacatgaacagtttggaaaccttgCACTATGCCTTAagcttgcacttcagcaatgattgtcccataattaaaaattttgttGATCCGCTCGCCCGTGgtggaatttaaaaaaaaaatagctacaACCCTGGCACtcattgtgtacaaaaacaatgaCCTCATACATTTTATGGCCTTAACTGGCaagcaagatactacactggtcacATTTGGTGTCAACATTTTTATATAAACGCAAGAGTTATTAAAAGAAgagctgaacaagttttgagatgtgccccctttcttcATTATCAACAGTTGATTAAAAGTATGAGTCATCTCTGTGAAATGTTTTCTTCAATTGAGCTGTGTTTACAAATTGAGCCTGCATGAAGTCCAGGCGATATGaagctcttttgtaaacatgtgatatCACAGGTTACATGGCATACAACATCaacacaaaaattaacaaattaaaacattgactgAGACTTATTTTTGCCAGCAGAACTGTTTATCATTTCCCATTTGGTTTGACTTTGTTGTTACCAGGatacaagaaaacaagaaagtCAAAGCTAAGCCAAGTTCTACAGATCCCTATGATAGTTCTACTGATGAGGAACCCGACAGCGAGACACCAGACCCTCCAGTCTCTCCACCGTTGCCTACTGCTGTACCGGACCTGCCTGACTTCTTTGAAGGGAATGTGTTTTTCCTCTATGGGAAGTTTGAAGCAGAGGAGAGGAGGCAGTTGACAAGGCTTATTGTAGCGTTCGAAGGGTAAGTGTAATTTGCCTTTACAAAATATTGAGTTCGGAAAGCGCTATTGAAAAATCTATCGGGATCCCGGCAGGATTTGGTGGGATCCCTGTGGGATGCTGGTGGGATCTCAGTTTCATTTTCTATGTGGAGTTTTATGGATCATGTGTTAAGGAAGAGGCATAGATTGGTGTGGTAGTTACTCAAACGAATAATGACCATAAACACTTCTTTGGTCAGATGCACTGCAGCTATTGATAAACTATTTCAAGAAAAGAATTCCTTCAAAGTGTTATTGGTTTGGATCATTTTTCAACCAAAACAGTTGAATGGGGAAAACTATTCGTGCGCACTCTTTTCTGAGATTTCTGGGGTTTGATGTCGGTCCACCGAATACTGCGGTCGACAATGCTGTTGATTcccgctgtcacctcgctaaacgTGGATGGATGCTGCCTTCTTTGGAAATTACAGAGACAATTTTGTTGCTATTTTCTCAGTatgtagacactgtattcagctgaaaatTTCATGTGTGGCTTTTATTCCCCTTTTTCTTTATAGTTTTGCATATaaattatgttgacaaaaaccgACATATGACcctatctttaaagacactggacactattggtaattgttgaaagaccagtctgctcacttggtgtatatcaacatatgcataaaataacaaacctgtgaaaatagtctttaaaggcactggacactattggtaattactcaaaataattatcagcataaaaccttacttggtaacaagcaatggagagctgttgatagtataaaacattgtgagaaacggctccctctgaagtaacgtagttttcgagaaagatgtagttTTCCCcgatttgatttcgggacctcagaattagattttgaggtcccataatcaagcatttgaaagcacacaacttcatgtgacaaaggtgttttttcttcaattattatctgGTGACTTCAAcgtccaattgagttcaaattttcacaggtttgttattttgtgcatatgttgagatacaccaagtgagaagactggtctttgacaattaccaaaggtgtccagtgtctttaaggaagaAGATGGAATTTAAAGCAAACTTCAAATTGTAATTGCAaatactttgtttgttttaggaCTGTGGAAGACTACATGTCGGACCAAGTTATCTTTGTTGTAACAAACTCAGATTGGGATGATAATTTTGACAAGGTAGGTCATTAATagtgttattatcattatttattcgaccaatacaaacaaaccaaagcTACAATAGCCCAAGACAGAACATCTAACGGAAAAACAGTTataaaaaagcaagaaataagggaaataaatactaaattaaattaaatcaatAAACTATTtgaattaagaaaacaaaacaaaaacaaaaaataaacactgtaAGAGGGCGGCTGAGGGCGGAGCATGCAGGAGGAGAGCAAAACCAAATGGGAACGACAACCAGAAgggatacaaaaaataaaaaagacaaatcatGCGGGTCAGGGGTAACAAAAGTAAACCGGAAGCATGCTGCCACACACATGATGTAGTTGATgatgggtggatttcacaaagagctaaagaCTACTCCCTTTTGAATCCGTTCCCATTATTCCCATTCCCTAGACCAACTTGAATCATTGAGATAAAAATAAGTTACTCAGAACAGTTGGTACAGAcaccaagtttttaaaaagggagTCTGTCAGGTTATAAGTTGccagtttgtttgtgtgtgatcATGGTGTGCCTTTTAAACATTGATTCATTGAAATGCAATTTCCTAATGGCTTCATTTTCTGTCTTACACCTGTTAGTTCTGTCCTGTATTTTTAATGTCTGTCTGTGGTTCTTTTAGGTCTGTCTGTTCATAGGCTAGGGAACAAAAGCTGTGCTTCTCCCCGGACCTAGATGTTGCAATTTGTTTAAAGTTACACTTTTTTTATCTCTTTTATATTTACTAAAATTATGACCATATTACTCTGTATTAAACACTATTTGCAACATTGAATAAACGTATCGAACTGTCTTTTCATAACATCTCAGGCATTATCGGATCATCCTGGACTAGCATTTGTGCGTCCAAAGTGGATTTACAATTGCTGTGAGAAATCCAAGAAGGTTCCCTATCAGCCGTATGTCATCGTGCCGAGCTGAGTCTGGTCTGCTTCAACAAGCTTAGTGTAGATCAGTGAGGTGGCCAGgaggtgtcatggctgagcggttgAGAGCATCAAACTAAAGCTCTGGTGTATCTGatcagtgtgggttcgagtcccggtcgtgacacttgttaCCTTAAAcagatgctttgtccttcggatggggtgTAATGCAGAGGTCTCAGGTGctgttataaaaactatcaacgTGTGTACCCCATACACACTTATTGCAAAAAAGGGGTTCGTCCTGTTGGTCTGGCAGTGCAACCATCTTCAATCATAAAGGCTGCactaaaaaaggaaaagaagaaGTTTGCTTCAATATTTGCATGCTGCATTATCATTTTATCACATGAACTCTTTTGAAGGTATGATAAAAACAATGAtatatcaaatgtttttatggAAGCTGTCATTTATTACTGTGGTCTACACACAATTCAACCAACCCTGTTAAAAATGTTAACATACTTGGTGGTAAAGATTGTTAACCTGTCCCCGCTCGGCCCCCAATTtggttcagcagagtgttggttcaaatccctgtcgtgacacttgtgtccctgagcaagacacttatatgCAAATAAATTGCtgctctccacccaggggttaaaggcagtagacactattggtaattactcaacatagttattagcataaaaccttagtttttagctgttgatagtataaaacattgtgagaaacggctccctctgaagtgatgtagttttcgagaaagaagtaattttccacgaatttgattttcgagacctcagaattagattttgaggtctcgaaatcaagcatctgaaagcacacaacttgtggcacattgtgtgtgctttcagatgcctgagaaaggcttaaGACCTGAAAGGCTTCAAATTCTTTCTCAGGAtcaaatatttgattgagaaattacttctttctcaatcacatcacttcagagggagcagtttctcacaat includes:
- the LOC139951647 gene encoding DNA repair protein XRCC1-like; amino-acid sequence: MPAIKLQYVVSSSSEDTTHKADNLLKPESYRKWKCAEDADRKASVILQFEKASQIHSIDIGNDNSAFVEVLVGHSTSTSSDDYQVVLVTSSFMSPMDSKNGINTNRVRMFGPEKLSKAVLDKKWDRAKVVCSQPFNKLSSYGLSFIKFHSPPEKTEESSSANQSEQQSASKLGMFRLKEDTKSTSLTAGSFFKQRSITKTEPAPLTGAAAVRAAATLAAASLKTSVSTSQSTMAAGPTTTTTTNQVRPSTSSTPKSADKHSDRPQKVTQKRRLSDEDSTPSSRPGDSRTAATRRNNADREEKKTAAPPSKKSRDNEDTSRKKKSSKPFERLMEGVTFVLSGFQNPLRGDLRDKAMEMGAKYQPDWGKGCTHLVCAFANTPKFNQVQGKGKIVTKGWILDSYKKKSLHPWRRYNMVSTSDDSSSYEEESETEDEEDREPNKRRRAPPKKATPNKAMPKAATPKRDTPKDARPVDEDTKEDVAASSMADQRTDPPTAATGSADSVPTEVAAAGDNDDCSTTDIESEDGGNNLNPKASYQDDISSGGDTEDEVRRIQENKKVKAKPSSTDPYDSSTDEEPDSETPDPPVSPPLPTAVPDLPDFFEGNVFFLYGKFEAEERRQLTRLIVAFEGTVEDYMSDQVIFVVTNSDWDDNFDKALSDHPGLAFVRPKWIYNCCEKSKKVPYQPYVIVPS